One region of Miscanthus floridulus cultivar M001 chromosome 19, ASM1932011v1, whole genome shotgun sequence genomic DNA includes:
- the LOC136525619 gene encoding uncharacterized protein, with translation MGMGQAEDPGQRWRGRRQRWRAAGVGCPGLRAASLARRAREARRRWTAARRGEAGGGGRQGGPRPRSTVEGKARTAAEGGGGGVARRGVAANHGQQRGTGGGGSATARRGAGRGAASGAGAGAVARGGGVGVALRGRGRWRARARRGNRRRRERGGGAGKGGGVGGSARLGREGEEERKDTSPLDISELGAKIYGAELGASHSSAEPLAGH, from the coding sequence ATGGGCATGGGTCAGGCCGAAGATCCGGGCcagcggtggcgcggcagacgacagcggtggcgcgcggcgggcgtGGGATGCCCGGGGCTACGCGCGGCGAGTCTGGCTCGACGGGCAAGGGAGGCACGCCGGCGGTGGacggcggcaaggcggggcgaggccggcggtggagggcggcaaggcgggcCGCGGCCGAGGTCGACGGTGGAGGGCAAGGCGAGGACGGCGGCggaaggcggcggaggcggcgtggCGCGGCGTGGCGTGGCGGCCAACCACGGGCAACAGCGCggcacggggggggggggcagcgcTACAGCACGCCGAGGCGCGGGGCGGGGGGCGGCCTCGGGCGCGGGAGCAGGCGCGGTGGCGCGGGGTGGCGGCGTGGGCGTGGCGCTGAGGGGGCGGGGGCGGTGGCGGGCGCGGGCTCGGCGCGGGAACAGGCGCAGGCGCGagcgcggcggtggcgcgggcaaaggcggcggcgtcggcggcagTGCGCGGCTAGggcgagagggagaagaagagaggaaagaCACGAGCCCGTTAGATatttccgagctcggcgccaagatctacggcgccgagctcggcgccagtcactctagcgccgagcccctggcaggtCATTGa
- the LOC136529426 gene encoding jasmonate-induced oxygenase 4-like, which produces METAAPARVQALAETGVSRLPAQYIQPPENRPTPSPSPVAAALSVPVVDLSSSTAADAVRAACMDWGAFHVVGHGVPGELLDAVREAGLAFFRAPMGDKLRFACDPARGAAAEGYGSRMLANDDSVLDWRDYFDHHTLPESRRDPAHWPDFVPGYRDTIAKYSNSMKDLAKKLLCIISENVNLPPSYIQEAVGEVYQNITISYYSPCPQPDLALGLQSHSDMGAITLLIQDDVGGLEVLKDGMWIPVPALRDGILVILADQTEIITNGRYKSSVHRAVVNADHARLSVATFYDPSKSRKICTAPQLVSKDEPQNYRDVIYGDYVSSWYSKGPEGKRNIDALLIQK; this is translated from the exons ATGGAAACCGCCGCGCCGGCGCGCGTCCAAGCCCTCGCTGAGACGGGCGTGTCCCGCCTCCCGGCGCAGTACATCCAGCCGCCTGAGAATCGCCCGACCCCCTCGCCCTCCCCCGTTGCCGCCGCGCTCTCGGTGCCGGTCGTCGACCTCtcgtcctccaccgccgccgacgccgtCCGCGCCGCGTGCATGGACTGGGGCGCCTTCCACGTGGTCGGCCACGGCGTGCCGGGGGAGCTCCTCGACGCTGTGCGCGAGGCCGGGCTCGCCTTCTTCCGCGCGCCCATGGGGGACAAGCTCCGGTTCGCCTGCGACCCGGCCAGGGGCGCTGCCGCGGAAGGGTACGGCAGCCGCATGCTCGCTAACGACGACTCCGTGCTCGACTGGCGCGATTACTTCGACCACCACACGCTCCCGGAGTCCCGCCGTGATCCCGCCCACTGGCCCGACTTCGTCCCCGGTTATAG GGATACTATTGCAAAATACAGCAACAGCATGAAGGATCTTGCTAAAAAATTGCTGTGCATCATCTCAGAAAATGTGAACCTACCACCATCTTATATACAAGAGGCGGTTGGAGAAGTTTACCAGAATATTACTATTAGCTACTActctccttgtccacaacctgATCTTGCTCTTGGGTTACAATCTCATTCTGATATGGGTGCAATAACACTTCTGATACAAGATGATGTTGGTGGGCTCGAGGTATTGAAGGATGGAATGTGGATACCTGTTCCTGCTTTGCGTGATGGCATCCTTGTGATTCTGGCTGATCAGACAGAG ATCATCACCAATGGAAGATACAAGAGTTCAGTTCATCGAGCTGTTGTCAATGCTGACCATGCCCGCTTATCAGTAGCAACATTCTATGATCCATCAAAATCAAGGAAAATATGCACTGCCCCACAGCTTGTGAGCAAGGATGAGCCACAAAATTATCGGGATGTAATTTATGGTGACTATGTCTCATCTTGGTATAGCAAAGGTCCAGAGGGCAAGCGAAACATTGACGCCCTCCTGATTCAGAAGTAG